The nucleotide window GGGGCAGTGACTTTCTTTGGGGTAGGTACACGGGTAGCCATAGCTCAATAGCTTTCGTTGAAAAAGAGAAAGAAAGAATAAGTAAGAGCTGCCGTTAAAGATTCGGCCGACTGCTTTGACGAATAAACTTAATTATTTAAAAGAATAATACAAGCTATAACACTCGTTTTTATTCAAATATTTAATGACACAGTTATAAAAAGCAGCAATTTTACAACAAAACCGCCCGCTAACCCTCCAATTGTCAATCAATTAGAAAAGCAGCGGGCAGTTTACTTGTAACTAGACTAAGGTGTAGTTGCTCGGCTTTATTCCAGCACGTGAGGCACAAACTCCGATAAGTTGGTGATGACGCCCGTTTCACGCCGGAAACTAACGGCGCAGGCCTCGCCGGCCCAGAACACCCCGGCCTGATACTGCCGCCCCTGAGCATCGCGTGGCAACTGGGCCCAGCGCTGCCGCACTTGAGGCTGCTGACCAAACTCGCCGGGCTGCTCCCGGCGCAGGCTGCCGCCGTCTATCTCGGCCACGTTTTGCCCCTCCCGCCCCAGCAAGGGCTTGCGCACGTAGTGCCCACTCAGGTCTTCAAAAGCGGCTTCCAGCAGCAGCGGGTGGTGCGGATACGCCTGCCAGAGCCAGGCCAGCAGCCCTTTGCTCTGAAATAGCAGGGAGTAGGCCGGATTAGCAATAATAACGTCCCGGCTCAGCAGCAGCTGGGTTAAGTCGGCGGTAAGCTCGGGCTCTTCCTCGGCCAGAATCTCCCAGGGCACGAGCTTAAACACAAAGCCAAACCGGACCCACTCCCCCGGCTCTACCTCGGCCCATACGCCCCGCTCCGCCCCAGTTACCGACACCTGCATGGCATCCACGGGGCACACGTGCACCTGGGGGAAGCCCGCGGCCCGGGCGGCTTCGGCCACCACAGCGCAGTTGGCCTCGTCCTCGGCACTATCCGGCAGATACACCAGCAGCAAAGCCGCGTCGAGGTCGGAGTTCAGGCTGTGCCACTCGCGAAGCTGGGCCTCCAGTCCTTCGAAAAGCCCGTTGGCCTGCCGGTCGTCCTCGTCCTGCCCGGCCGCTACCAGGCTGGCCCACTGCACCACGGCTGTTTCGGGAATACTCGTTGCTGTATCGGCGTTGAACTCAATAAGCTTGGGACCCTCGGGGGTGCTGGCCAGGTCGAACCGGCCGTAAAGGTGCCAGTGCCGGTCGTCGTTCCAGGAGTGGCGCACGGCGGCCCAAAGGTTGGGCGGAATAGCCAGCAGCCGCAGCAGGTCGTCGGGCACCGGGTCGGGAATGGCCCGCACCATCATATCATAGAGCGTGTCGGCGGCGGCCAGCAGGGCATCGGCTTCGGCCTCGGGCAGCAGCACGGCTTCCTGGGCCACGTAGTTTTCACATGCTTCTTCCACGGCCCACTCCCAGCCCAGGGCGCGCACGGCGGGCCCCACATTGCCAGGCAGCGGCACCAGCTGAATCGTCTTCATGGCAGTTGCTTGCGTAGGTTAACCACCAAAACTACCCCGCACGCCCCCGCGGCTGCCAAAGCCGCTGCTGCGACTGTAGCGCGGCCCGCTGCTGCTGCGCACCGCCGAGCGGTACACGGAGGTGCTGGGCCGAATGCCCGAGCTCCGGCCGGCCGTGTTGCTGCTGAAGCCGCGGCCAAAGAAGCCCCGGCCCTGATTGCGCTCCTGATCCACACGCTGCCGCCAGCTGCCATTGCCCTGCATAATACCCGGGTTGGCGTAATAGCCAGGATTGGGCGTCAAGAAGCGGCCCGCCATGTAGCCGATGCCGCTCCACATCAGTACGTCCATCATGCCCGTGCCACCCACGCGGTTTTCGGGGTACTGGCGGCTGTAATCCTGCATCTGCCGCTGCAGGGCGGCTCCCTGCAGGGTATCAACTTTACCGTCGTAGTGGCGCATAATAGCCGCTACTTCTTCCTTGCCGGCGGGCCGCTCAGCGGTAATTTTCCACTGGCCCGGCGAGGTTTCGGTCATTTCGGTGATGACGCCTTCCGAGTAGCTACCCTGGTTGCCGCTGCCCCACTCCTGCTGTTCGGTGCGGTTGGAGTCGGAGGAGCAGGCGGGCAGCACGCCCAGTCCCAGGCTGGTAGCGGCAGCGGCCAGCAGCACGTTGCGGCGCCAGTCGCCGAGGCGGTAATAATTCTTTTTCATAGCAGTGGGAGTTTGGGAGCGTTACGGCATTCGGCAAGGAATGGCCGCTACAGCCAGCAATATAAAAGTCCTGGGCCAGACTACGCAGGTTGCACCGCCGGTGGCCGGATGCCGTGGTTTTCAGTGAAGCACTTATTTAGCCAGCGCCGCCAGCAATGCTTGCCGGGCGTAAGCATCGGCCTGCCGGGTGGTTTCGGGCAGGCGGGCAGTGATGCTCAGGTCCAGCACCAACTGGGCAGCCGAGGCCAGGCCTACACGGTGCCCGGTGGAAACAAAGACCGGGTTGATTCCGGTCTGGGTCCGCAGCACCACGCCCAGCTGTTCTCCGGTTTGCTCGTCGGTGAGTGAGGAAAAGGCGCCCCGTTCGGCAGCCGGGCTTTCGTAGTGACCCGTCAGACGGGTTTTACCGCACCCAATCGTGGGTAAGTCCAGCTCCACGCCCAGGTGGCAGGCCAGGCCAAAGCGCCGGGGGTGGGCCCGGCCGTGCCCGTCACAAATAAGCACGTCGGGCGTCTGCTGCAGCTTGCGGTAAGCAGCCAAAAGCGGGGCATCTCCCGAAAGGAAAACAGGCCGGGCACGTAGGGAAACGCAACCGGCATGACGTGCGTGGCCACTTCCAGCACGGCCTTAGTATCGGCATCGAGCAGCACAATGGCCCCGGCAATCAAGTCGCTGTGCTTGTCGTACTCCACGTCGGCCCCTGCAATAAGGCGCACCGGGGCCGGGAAAGCATCCGTGGCAATAACGCGTTGGCGCAGCATCTCTTGCAGGGCTACGGCTTCAGACTCAGTCAGCATGAGAAAGTAGATTAAGTTAGGGCTCACCGCGGATGCTGCCAGTAGCACTAGCCTGTTGTCGACTATAGATAGGTCCGCATTTCTTCCAGATTGTACTGAATCCGCTTATCCTGCCCCAGCAGCTTCTCGAATTGACCAACAAGGGTTAGAGCGTAGGTTTTATCATACTTGGCCAGCACGGGCAGCAGCTGGCTGGCCTGATAGTAGCGTTGGTGTACCACGGCCAACTGCAGGGCCTGCTTGACGGCCGGGGCCAGCTCCGGAATGCTGCTGTTGAGCAACACGTGCTTCAGCTTGCTTTCGAAGTAGCACTCCCCGTACAGGGCCAGAACCTCGGCCAAGATGGCTACGATTTCTGCCTTATCATAGGCCGAGTACCGCCACGCCAGTGAAAGCGCCTCCGCAATGACATCGTACACGTTGTCTTCGCCCCACAACCGATGCGGCTCTAGCGCAGTCGTTTTGTCGATACGGGTTTCCAGCAGCTGCCGCAGGTAGTCAACCCCGTGCTTCACGCCCCAGGCCGCCAGGATAAGGCCACACTGGTAAGCCAGATACCGGTCAGTGCTGGTCAGCAGGCCCACCAAGGCGGGAATTCGCCCGGTTGGAACGGGTTCCAGTAGCTGCACCTCCTCCAAACCAACAATTTCGCCAGCTTCATCGGCGTACAACAGGGTGTAAACTTCTGGCGGGTAGTGGGCAGGATTCATATCCGGATCAGGAGTTGATGCTTTGGTTGACCATCGCCCTGGACCAGCAGTTTACTATAATATTCGGTTTAGAGAGTTGCTTTCCCGCTGCTTCACTCCCACAAGGGGTAATGCTCCAGGTGCACTTCCTGCCCGAAGAAAATCCGGGTACTTTCCTCAAACGAGCGGGTGAAGTCGGATACGTAGAACTGGTGCCGGGGCGGAGTTTTCTGGGCTTTGGCTGCCAGGCCGTTGGCTTCCAGATACTGCTTCACGTGGCTGGCTACCACATCGGAGGCATCGAGCACGGCCACGTCTCCTTTATAATAGGCTTTGATCTGGTCCTGAATCAGCGGATAATGGGTACAGGCCAGCACCAAGGCCTCAATGTCGTCGAGCACGGGCTGGGCCAGGTAGGAGCTGATAATATTCTCGCTGATGGTGTTGTTGAAAAAGCCTTCCTCCACCATGGGGGCCAGCAGCGGCGTGGCCAAGGACCGCAGCTCCACGCCTGCGTCGAGGTCGTCAATCTTTTTCTTGTACACGTTGGAATTGACGGTCTGCTTGGTGCCAATCAGGCCCACGGTCCGGTCGGCGTAGGTGGCGCCCACGTGGGCCACGATGGGGTCAATGACGTTGAGCACCCGGGCCTTGGAGCCCACGTACTCGCGCACCAGCTCGTAGGCCGCCGCCGAAGCCGAATTACAGGCAATCAGAATGACTTTACAGTGCTGCTTGAGCAGCAAGTCACAGATTTTGATGCTGTAGGCCTGAATAGCGGCCGTCGACTTGTCGCCGTAGGGCAGGTGGGCCGTGTCGCCGAAATACACGAGCTGCTCGTGGGGCAGGACGCGGTTGACGGCCCGGGCCACGGTGAGGCCGCCAATGCCGCTGTCGAACACGCCGATGGGGCGGGTGCTGAGGTCGGAAGAAGTGGAAGAAGGTGCCATACGGGGCGAAGGTAAGGCCTTTTTGACCAGGGGCTGGTAACGCGAAATAAATGCCGGCCAGTACAAATTATGTTGTCAAAATTATATCTTAGGGCACTCCGCACGCCCACCGTCCCACCCATGAGTAAAATACTGGAAGAAATTGACCGCGCCCTGGGCACCTTCGATTCCAGCCACGGTCGCCCCGTCGCTATTGAGCTCGGGGAGCGCAAATACACCCAACTGGTACTCGACGTAGCCGACCGCCACAGCGCCGGCGGCGAGCTGACCACCAACACGGGCCGCCCGCTAGCTTACAAAGGCCTGGAAATTCTGCGCGACGACCGAAACGTGGACCGGATTCGGGTTATCTAGCCTGCTCCCCAAACTTCAGGCCCTAAGTAACGGCACACTACCGGGTTATTTGAGCTGACGTCTGGCTTCCCGCGTTCAGTGCCGTACCTTTGCGGCATGAATCTGCTTTCCGGAGAAAACCTCTCAAAAAATTACGCGGACCGCTGGCTCTTCCGTGAGCTGGGCTTTGGTCTGAATCAAGGGCAGCGCGTGGCGCTGGTTGGTATCAACGGTACCGGCAAAACCACGTTGCTCAAAATCCTGGCCGGCCTGGAGCAGCCCGACACCGGCTCGGTGAGCGTGCGCAAGGGCATTCGGGTGGCCTTTCTAGGCCAGCAGCCGGTGTTCGACGAGAACATGACGGTGGAAGCCACCATCTTCGCCTCCCAGAACGACACGCTAGCCGCCATCCGCGACTATGAGCACGTCGTAAACGACCCCAATCACAAGCCCGACGACTTACAGCGGGTAATGGAGTTCATGGACTCGCTCAACGCCTGGGACTATGAAGCCCAGGTCAAGCAGATCTTGGGCCGCCTGGGCATTCTGGGCGAGCTGCTGGAACGCAAGGTGAGCATGCTCTCGGGCGGGCAGCGCAAGCGCGTGGCATTGGCCCGGGTGCTGATTGAGGAGCCCGAAGTGCTGATTCTCGACGAGCCCACCAACCATCTGGACCTCGACACCATCGAGTGGCTGGAAGGCCGCCTGGCCTCTCCTTCCCTGACGCTGCTGATGGTGACCCACGACCGGTACTTCCTGGACAAAGTCGCCAACGAAATCGTGGAGATGGACCAGGGCAAGGTGTACCGCTACCAGGGCAACTACTCCTATTTCGTAGAGAAAAAGGCCGAACGGGAGCAGATTGAAGTGGCCGAAGTGGAGAAAGCCCGCAACCTGCTGCGTAAGGAGCTCGACTGGATGCGCCGCCAGCCCCAGGCCCGCGGCACCAAGCAGAAAGCCCGCATCGACGCCTTCTACGAAACCCAGGAAAAGGCCAAGACCAAAATCAGCGGCCCCCAGATGGAACTGAGCGTGAAAACCACGCGCCAGGGCGGTAAAATCATTGAAGTAGAGCACCTGCACAAGCAGTTCGGCGACCATGTCGTGCTCGACGACTTCAGCTACGTGTTCAAGAAAAAGGACCGGATTGGCCTGATCGGGCCTAACGGGGCGGGCAAGTCGACGCTGCTGAACATGCTCA belongs to Hymenobacter cellulosilyticus and includes:
- a CDS encoding glutathionylspermidine synthase family protein; protein product: MKTIQLVPLPGNVGPAVRALGWEWAVEEACENYVAQEAVLLPEAEADALLAAADTLYDMMVRAIPDPVPDDLLRLLAIPPNLWAAVRHSWNDDRHWHLYGRFDLASTPEGPKLIEFNADTATSIPETAVVQWASLVAAGQDEDDRQANGLFEGLEAQLREWHSLNSDLDAALLLVYLPDSAEDEANCAVVAEAARAAGFPQVHVCPVDAMQVSVTGAERGVWAEVEPGEWVRFGFVFKLVPWEILAEEEPELTADLTQLLLSRDVIIANPAYSLLFQSKGLLAWLWQAYPHHPLLLEAAFEDLSGHYVRKPLLGREGQNVAEIDGGSLRREQPGEFGQQPQVRQRWAQLPRDAQGRQYQAGVFWAGEACAVSFRRETGVITNLSEFVPHVLE
- the murI gene encoding glutamate racemase, which encodes MAPSSTSSDLSTRPIGVFDSGIGGLTVARAVNRVLPHEQLVYFGDTAHLPYGDKSTAAIQAYSIKICDLLLKQHCKVILIACNSASAAAYELVREYVGSKARVLNVIDPIVAHVGATYADRTVGLIGTKQTVNSNVYKKKIDDLDAGVELRSLATPLLAPMVEEGFFNNTISENIISSYLAQPVLDDIEALVLACTHYPLIQDQIKAYYKGDVAVLDASDVVASHVKQYLEANGLAAKAQKTPPRHQFYVSDFTRSFEESTRIFFGQEVHLEHYPLWE
- a CDS encoding ABC-F family ATP-binding cassette domain-containing protein, giving the protein MNLLSGENLSKNYADRWLFRELGFGLNQGQRVALVGINGTGKTTLLKILAGLEQPDTGSVSVRKGIRVAFLGQQPVFDENMTVEATIFASQNDTLAAIRDYEHVVNDPNHKPDDLQRVMEFMDSLNAWDYEAQVKQILGRLGILGELLERKVSMLSGGQRKRVALARVLIEEPEVLILDEPTNHLDLDTIEWLEGRLASPSLTLLMVTHDRYFLDKVANEIVEMDQGKVYRYQGNYSYFVEKKAEREQIEVAEVEKARNLLRKELDWMRRQPQARGTKQKARIDAFYETQEKAKTKISGPQMELSVKTTRQGGKIIEVEHLHKQFGDHVVLDDFSYVFKKKDRIGLIGPNGAGKSTLLNMLTGKLQPDSGTVDAGQTTVFGYYTQTELEFDETQRVIDIVKEVAEVVEMANGEVVTASQFLQHFQFPPAQQYTMVSKLSGGEKRRLQLLRVLIKNPNFLILDEPTNDLDIITLNILEDFLLNFAGCILIVSHDRYFMDALVEHVFVLEPGGQIRQFPGNYTDYREWQKEHNSAEYAREKAQTAKAAAGVAPVATPVAAPAAAAGSAPKRKATFAEKKEYETLEKDIEKLEARKQELIAKLNAGTGSHKELADWAAELKQADKDLDSKGERWLELADFV